One window from the genome of Commensalibacter oyaizuii encodes:
- a CDS encoding phage fiber-tail adaptor protein yields the protein MTCGIGSQIVIIPSGCLGNKEIALQCKSPSEAVYYQFSLANRLASTDMITAVSAWPSDEHVGIDQVVISGQTFKARISGGVMNTKIGIRFLVTTRLNETREFDVTLPIAPAGIISDGNCGDYVIGNTGPQGEQGLAATITVGKVIPSDPDADPTITNVGTQHDAILDFVLPRGAVGPQGEQGDIGPQGIQGEQGIQGIEGKAGTQILLSNRDPVFADARENIIWLNDVSGDLFESVPNGNNGYLWNKSGNLKGEAGSIIYTGSTDPVYNTIYKNGDLYFNHTNNDLFSFSDKQWVKLSNLKGDQGTRGSLWFFGQEDPTPSVNYKELDSFLNTKTCDLFVYNGSNWQKAGNLKGLQGDTGPKGDKGDTGETGPQGEKGDNGIAGTNGKDGKDGTRIITSQTDPDLGSGPSNPNVLWINTQTWTIKRTIFNNDTWEWITIGNIKGQQGDQGLTGQDGKAATIQIGNVANGDQASVINRGTQNAALLDITLPKGEKGDAGSRWYSGNEAPSNKTGLQDPRGAPRPGDMYLYLNTQENDASTYILTNQNNWAGPLGTVTGPQGPKGDKGDIGQTGPQGEKGDTGEQGPQGQSYINDGSTDLNVKSINSDKGLVKTDGNGNLSIGNNALLISPNTNYSPAFFNFTSVNLKGNTFFVSISSDGFSFIIRDYDGFQATLLTMLEGNILYNESGITSAKEIKAQYLQTSDSKTIDTSTWGEDAVGRQAFSKTLKKPVWWDGKQWIDALGNAAST from the coding sequence ATGACATGTGGCATTGGAAGTCAGATTGTAATTATCCCGTCAGGGTGCTTGGGCAACAAAGAGATTGCCCTACAATGTAAATCCCCTTCAGAGGCGGTATATTATCAGTTTTCGTTGGCCAATCGTTTGGCCAGCACAGATATGATCACAGCTGTAAGTGCTTGGCCTTCGGACGAGCACGTTGGGATTGATCAAGTTGTGATATCAGGTCAAACCTTTAAGGCTCGTATCAGTGGTGGTGTGATGAACACCAAAATCGGTATTCGGTTTCTTGTAACTACGCGTTTAAACGAAACGCGCGAGTTTGACGTGACCTTACCCATTGCCCCTGCTGGGATTATTAGCGATGGGAATTGTGGCGATTATGTTATTGGTAACACAGGTCCCCAAGGTGAACAAGGATTGGCTGCCACCATCACTGTTGGCAAAGTTATTCCCAGCGATCCTGATGCAGACCCAACAATTACCAATGTTGGCACCCAACATGACGCGATTTTAGATTTTGTTTTGCCTCGTGGTGCCGTTGGCCCCCAAGGTGAGCAAGGCGATATTGGCCCGCAAGGTATTCAAGGCGAACAGGGTATTCAAGGGATAGAGGGCAAGGCAGGGACACAGATCTTGTTGTCCAATCGTGATCCTGTTTTTGCAGATGCTAGGGAAAATATTATTTGGCTTAATGATGTCAGTGGTGATTTATTTGAAAGTGTTCCCAATGGTAATAATGGGTATCTTTGGAATAAGTCGGGCAATTTAAAAGGCGAGGCTGGCAGTATCATTTACACAGGCTCAACCGATCCTGTTTATAACACAATATATAAAAATGGTGATTTATATTTTAATCACACCAACAATGATTTGTTTAGCTTTAGTGATAAACAATGGGTCAAACTGAGCAATTTAAAGGGCGATCAGGGAACCCGTGGATCCTTATGGTTTTTTGGTCAAGAAGACCCCACACCCTCTGTCAATTACAAAGAATTGGACAGCTTTTTAAATACCAAAACGTGCGATCTATTTGTATATAACGGGTCCAATTGGCAAAAAGCCGGAAACCTCAAAGGACTACAAGGTGATACGGGCCCTAAAGGGGACAAAGGCGATACAGGTGAAACTGGCCCTCAAGGCGAAAAGGGTGATAATGGTATTGCAGGAACAAACGGTAAAGATGGTAAAGATGGCACACGCATTATTACCAGCCAAACCGACCCCGATCTAGGCAGTGGCCCGTCTAATCCCAATGTTTTATGGATCAACACCCAGACCTGGACCATCAAGCGCACCATCTTCAATAACGATACGTGGGAATGGATTACCATTGGGAATATCAAAGGTCAGCAAGGCGATCAGGGACTGACTGGTCAAGATGGCAAGGCAGCAACCATTCAAATTGGCAACGTTGCCAATGGCGATCAGGCCAGCGTCATTAATCGTGGCACACAAAATGCAGCACTGCTCGACATCACCTTGCCCAAAGGGGAAAAAGGCGATGCAGGTTCACGTTGGTACAGCGGCAATGAAGCCCCATCCAACAAAACAGGCCTGCAAGATCCACGCGGCGCACCACGCCCAGGCGATATGTATCTATACCTCAATACCCAAGAAAACGACGCCAGCACCTACATCCTAACCAACCAAAATAACTGGGCAGGACCACTTGGAACCGTCACAGGTCCCCAAGGACCAAAAGGCGATAAGGGCGATATCGGCCAAACAGGACCCCAAGGGGAAAAAGGGGATACTGGCGAACAGGGGCCTCAAGGACAAAGCTATATCAATGATGGCAGCACCGATTTAAATGTTAAATCGATAAACTCTGACAAAGGATTAGTCAAAACAGATGGTAACGGAAATTTGTCCATCGGTAATAATGCTTTACTTATTTCACCAAATACAAATTATAGTCCTGCTTTCTTCAATTTTACTTCAGTAAATCTTAAGGGCAATACTTTTTTTGTATCTATCAGCTCGGATGGTTTTAGTTTTATTATACGAGATTATGATGGTTTTCAGGCTACATTACTTACTATGCTAGAAGGCAATATACTTTATAATGAGTCGGGTATTACTTCTGCTAAAGAAATAAAAGCCCAATATTTAC